The following proteins are co-located in the Undibacter mobilis genome:
- a CDS encoding PaaI family thioesterase, translating to MTIEAIGALLEKEFPQAFYPGCGLTIERANYGDVRIRKAFHEDHLRPGGTVSGPTMMELADFAMYVAVFSAAGPQPLAVTTNLNINFLRKPAAADLIAEARLMKVGKRLAVGEVTLYSDGESEPVAHVTSTYSLPVQK from the coding sequence ATGACCATTGAGGCGATCGGCGCGCTGCTGGAGAAGGAGTTTCCGCAGGCCTTCTATCCGGGTTGCGGGCTGACCATCGAGCGCGCCAACTACGGCGACGTCCGTATCCGCAAGGCCTTTCACGAGGACCATCTGCGCCCCGGCGGCACGGTGTCCGGGCCGACGATGATGGAACTGGCCGATTTCGCCATGTATGTCGCGGTGTTTTCCGCTGCCGGGCCGCAGCCGCTGGCGGTGACGACCAATCTCAACATCAACTTCCTGCGCAAGCCGGCGGCGGCCGACCTGATCGCCGAGGCGCGGCTGATGAAGGTCGGCAAACGGCTGGCGGTGGGGGAGGTCACCCTCTATTCGGATGGCGAATCTGAGCCGGTGGCCCATGTCACCTCGACCTATTCGCTGCCGGTCCAGAAGTGA
- a CDS encoding cysteine rich repeat-containing protein, whose amino-acid sequence MIRIALAAFVAVAAVSAASAQEFSAEQRAACKSDYDQFCKGTMPGGGRVLACLSKNNDKLSAACKKVVADAKK is encoded by the coding sequence ATGATCCGCATTGCCCTTGCCGCTTTCGTTGCCGTTGCCGCCGTATCCGCCGCGTCGGCGCAGGAGTTCAGCGCCGAGCAGCGCGCCGCTTGCAAGTCCGACTACGACCAGTTCTGCAAGGGCACCATGCCGGGTGGCGGCCGTGTGCTCGCCTGTCTGTCCAAGAACAACGACAAGCTGTCGGCGGCCTGCAAGAAGGTCGTGGCTGACGCGAAGAAGTAA
- a CDS encoding M15 family metallopeptidase: protein MKAAIAIVMAAFAVAAEAAAQTPLVYLRDIDASIRQDMRYAGPDNFTGRPLPGYDAAECMVRQPVALALKRVQAALAANGYSLKVYDCYRPTRAVAAMAAWARDPKATPDTSRFYPKLDKSRLFALGYISNRSAHSRGVAVDLTVVPLNAAPVAPFAPVVRYGACTTPQPERAPDDSLDMGTGFDCFDVKSHTASPAITPAQTANRRILLDAMRKHGFTNYKREWWHFSYGRADDGVAFNAAIRKR from the coding sequence ATGAAAGCCGCCATAGCAATCGTTATGGCGGCTTTTGCTGTTGCGGCGGAAGCCGCCGCGCAAACGCCGCTGGTCTACCTGCGCGATATCGACGCCAGCATCCGCCAGGACATGCGTTATGCCGGTCCGGATAATTTCACCGGCCGGCCGCTGCCGGGCTACGACGCGGCGGAATGCATGGTGAGGCAGCCCGTCGCGCTGGCGCTCAAGCGCGTGCAGGCCGCTCTTGCCGCAAACGGCTACTCCCTGAAGGTCTATGACTGCTACCGCCCGACCCGCGCCGTTGCCGCCATGGCCGCCTGGGCGCGCGACCCGAAAGCCACGCCTGATACGTCGCGTTTCTATCCGAAGCTCGACAAGTCGCGGCTGTTCGCGCTCGGCTATATCTCAAACCGTTCGGCGCATTCGCGCGGCGTCGCCGTCGACCTCACCGTGGTGCCGCTGAACGCCGCGCCTGTCGCCCCGTTCGCTCCGGTGGTACGCTACGGCGCCTGCACCACGCCGCAGCCCGAGCGCGCGCCGGATGACTCGCTCGACATGGGCACCGGCTTCGATTGTTTCGATGTGAAGAGCCACACGGCCAGTCCCGCGATCACGCCGGCGCAAACCGCCAACCGCCGTATATTGCTCGACGCCATGCGCAAGCACGGCTTCACCAACTACAAGCGCGAATGGTGGCACTTCTCGTATGGCCGCGCCGACGACGGCGTCGCCTTCAATGCAGCGATCCGGAAGCGTTAG
- a CDS encoding enoyl-CoA hydratase/isomerase family protein yields the protein MIEVKFDDGVAVVVLQHGKANALDIEFCEALTALFVQFRTMADVKAVILTGRDTGKAKMFSAGVDLKRLGSGGADYVLRFLPVLHALYEAVFFFPKPVIAAINGHAIAGGAVLAACADRRVMAAESGRIGITELQVGVPLPALAFEIVRFAVPPRYLSEFALGAGTYVTAEALAKGWVDEVVDGWELIPRARRLAKLHAALSPEAFAQTKTQIRQPVADALAAHGQATDEAVTAIWTMDATLGRVADYVAKTLTKTPNASGSLH from the coding sequence ATGATCGAGGTAAAATTCGATGACGGCGTGGCTGTGGTCGTGCTCCAGCACGGCAAGGCCAATGCGCTGGACATCGAATTTTGCGAGGCACTGACGGCGCTGTTTGTGCAGTTTCGCACGATGGCCGACGTCAAGGCGGTGATCCTGACCGGGCGGGACACCGGCAAAGCCAAGATGTTCTCGGCCGGCGTCGATCTCAAGCGCCTGGGCAGCGGCGGCGCCGATTATGTGCTGCGCTTCCTGCCGGTGCTGCACGCGCTTTATGAGGCGGTGTTCTTCTTCCCCAAACCGGTGATCGCCGCGATCAACGGCCATGCCATTGCCGGCGGCGCGGTGCTGGCAGCCTGCGCCGACCGCAGGGTCATGGCGGCGGAGTCCGGCCGCATAGGCATCACCGAATTGCAGGTCGGGGTGCCGCTCCCGGCTTTGGCCTTCGAGATCGTGCGCTTTGCGGTGCCGCCGCGGTATCTTTCGGAATTCGCGCTGGGTGCGGGCACCTACGTAACGGCGGAGGCTTTGGCCAAGGGCTGGGTCGATGAGGTCGTCGATGGCTGGGAGCTGATACCGCGGGCCAGGCGGCTGGCCAAGCTCCACGCCGCGCTGTCGCCGGAAGCCTTCGCGCAGACCAAGACGCAGATCCGCCAGCCGGTCGCGGATGCCCTTGCCGCCCATGGCCAAGCGACGGACGAGGCGGTCACCGCGATCTGGACCATGGACGCGACGCTCGGGCGTGTCGCGGATTACGTGGCGAAGACGTTGACGAAGACGCCTAACGCTTCCGGATCGCTGCATTGA
- a CDS encoding O-acetylhomoserine aminocarboxypropyltransferase translates to MADAERTPGFDTLAIHAGAKPDPTTGARATPIYQTASYVFDDVDHAASLFGLQAFGNIYTRIGNPTCAVLEERVAALEGGTAALAVASGHAAQVIVMQTLLMPGDEFVASKKLYGGSINQFNHAFKSFGWNVVWADPDDISSFERAITPKTKAIFVESIANPGGTVTDLEPIGAIARKAGIPFIVDNTLASPYLCKPIEYGADIVVHSLTKFLGGHGNSIGGIIVDAGTFNWSRDKKYPMLCEPRPEYAGIVLHETFGNFAFAIACRVLGLRDLGPALSPFNAFLISTGIETLPLRMQRHCDNALAVAEFLSKHPNVAWVSYGSLPGDKYNTLAKKYVPKGCGAVMTVGLKGGYEAGVKLVSNVKLFSHLANIGDTKSLIIHPASTTHRQLSDQQKIAAGAGPDVVRLSIGIEDKADIIADLDQGLRG, encoded by the coding sequence ATGGCCGACGCCGAACGCACCCCCGGATTTGACACGCTGGCCATTCACGCCGGCGCCAAGCCCGACCCCACCACCGGCGCGCGCGCCACTCCGATCTATCAGACCGCGTCCTACGTGTTCGACGACGTCGATCACGCCGCCTCGCTGTTCGGCCTGCAGGCCTTCGGCAACATCTACACCCGCATCGGCAACCCGACCTGCGCCGTGCTTGAGGAGCGCGTCGCCGCACTCGAGGGCGGCACCGCCGCTTTGGCGGTGGCTTCCGGCCACGCCGCGCAGGTCATCGTCATGCAGACGCTGCTGATGCCGGGCGACGAGTTCGTCGCCTCCAAGAAGCTCTATGGCGGCTCGATCAACCAGTTCAATCACGCCTTCAAGAGCTTCGGCTGGAACGTCGTGTGGGCCGACCCGGACGATATATCGTCCTTCGAGCGCGCCATCACGCCGAAGACCAAGGCGATCTTCGTCGAGTCGATCGCCAATCCCGGCGGCACCGTGACCGATCTCGAGCCGATCGGGGCGATTGCCCGCAAGGCCGGCATTCCCTTCATCGTCGACAACACCCTGGCCTCGCCCTATCTGTGCAAGCCGATCGAATACGGCGCCGACATTGTCGTCCATTCGCTGACCAAGTTCCTCGGCGGCCACGGCAACTCGATTGGCGGCATCATCGTCGACGCCGGCACCTTCAACTGGTCGCGCGACAAGAAGTATCCGATGCTGTGCGAGCCGCGCCCGGAATATGCCGGTATCGTGTTGCACGAGACCTTCGGCAATTTCGCTTTTGCGATCGCCTGCCGCGTGCTCGGCCTGCGCGATCTTGGGCCCGCGCTGTCGCCGTTCAATGCCTTCCTGATCTCGACCGGCATCGAAACGCTGCCGCTGCGCATGCAACGTCATTGTGACAACGCGCTGGCGGTTGCCGAATTCCTGTCGAAGCACCCGAACGTGGCCTGGGTCAGCTATGGCAGCCTGCCCGGCGACAAGTACAATACGCTGGCCAAGAAATACGTGCCGAAGGGTTGCGGCGCGGTGATGACGGTCGGCCTCAAGGGCGGCTATGAAGCCGGCGTCAAGCTGGTGTCGAACGTCAAGCTGTTCTCGCATCTTGCCAATATCGGCGACACCAAATCACTGATCATTCATCCCGCCTCGACCACGCACCGTCAGCTCTCCGATCAGCAGAAGATCGCGGCCGGCGCCGGTCCGGACGTTGTGCGCCTGTCCATCGGCATCGAAGACAAGGCCGACATCATCGCCGACCTCGATCAGGGATTGCGCGGTTAA
- a CDS encoding enoyl-CoA hydratase has translation MNIETARDIDKTVLLIERDGPVAILTLNRPQARNSLSEALLIALSEAWTAMAADTSIRAVVLTANGPAFCAGHDLKELTARRSDADGGRAYFHQIMTICSGMMQQIVNLPKPVIAAVQGVATAAGCQLVASCDLAIASEAAKFATPGVDIGLFCSTPMVALSRNVPRKQAMEMLLTGDMVPAQRAADIGLVNRMVPAGQERAEAIALAKQIAAKSAYTLKVGKEAFYRQAEMSLAAAYSYASEVMTENMMARDAEEGICAFIEKRPPTWEDK, from the coding sequence ATGAACATCGAAACCGCCCGCGACATCGACAAGACCGTGCTGCTGATCGAGCGCGATGGCCCCGTTGCGATCCTCACGCTCAACCGGCCGCAGGCCCGCAACTCGTTATCCGAAGCGCTGCTGATCGCTCTGTCGGAAGCCTGGACGGCGATGGCCGCCGACACCTCGATCCGCGCCGTGGTGCTGACCGCCAACGGTCCCGCTTTCTGCGCCGGCCATGATCTGAAAGAACTCACGGCCCGCCGCAGCGACGCGGACGGCGGCCGCGCCTATTTCCACCAGATCATGACGATCTGCAGCGGCATGATGCAGCAGATCGTCAACCTGCCGAAGCCGGTGATTGCCGCCGTGCAGGGTGTCGCCACCGCGGCCGGCTGCCAGCTGGTGGCGAGCTGCGATCTCGCTATTGCTTCAGAGGCGGCGAAATTCGCTACCCCCGGCGTTGATATCGGCCTGTTCTGCTCGACACCGATGGTCGCCCTCTCCCGCAATGTGCCACGCAAGCAGGCTATGGAAATGCTGCTCACCGGTGACATGGTGCCGGCGCAGCGCGCCGCTGACATCGGCCTCGTCAACCGCATGGTGCCGGCGGGCCAGGAGCGCGCCGAGGCCATTGCGCTCGCCAAGCAGATCGCGGCGAAATCGGCCTACACGCTGAAGGTCGGCAAGGAAGCTTTCTACCGCCAGGCCGAGATGAGTCTCGCAGCGGCGTATTCTTATGCTTCGGAAGTGATGACCGAAAACATGATGGCACGCGACGCCGAAGAAGGCATCTGCGCGTTCATCGAGAAACGTCCGCCGACCTGGGAAGACAAATAG
- a CDS encoding CoA-binding protein, with product MNHDSYPDTYIRGILNTVKTVAMVGFSPNAVRPSYFVFKYLTERGFKVIPINPGHAGKEFLGQTCYASLAEVPEPIDMVDIFRAPQFVTPVVEEALKLTPKPRVIWMQLTIRNDEAAALAEAAGLKVVMDRCPKIEYGRLSSEISWMGINSRTLSNKRAQNLGGGFQRMGLGEAGEKKND from the coding sequence ATGAACCACGACTCCTATCCCGACACTTACATCCGCGGCATCCTCAACACCGTGAAGACCGTTGCCATGGTCGGCTTCTCGCCGAACGCGGTGCGGCCGAGCTATTTCGTCTTCAAGTATCTCACGGAGCGCGGCTTCAAGGTGATCCCGATCAATCCGGGCCATGCGGGCAAGGAGTTTCTCGGTCAGACGTGCTACGCCTCGCTCGCCGAGGTGCCCGAGCCGATCGACATGGTCGATATCTTCCGCGCGCCGCAGTTCGTCACGCCGGTCGTCGAGGAAGCGCTCAAACTGACGCCGAAGCCGCGCGTCATCTGGATGCAGCTCACCATCCGCAATGACGAAGCCGCGGCTTTGGCAGAGGCTGCGGGACTCAAGGTGGTCATGGATCGCTGCCCGAAGATCGAATACGGCCGGCTTTCCTCCGAAATCTCCTGGATGGGCATCAACTCGCGCACCTTGTCGAACAAGCGCGCGCAGAATCTGGGTGGTGGCTTTCAGCGCATGGGCCTCGGCGAGGCCGGCGAGAAAAAGAACGACTGA
- the rplM gene encoding 50S ribosomal protein L13 — protein MKTTQSVKSADVEKKWLLIDASGLVIGRLATIVALRLRGKHKASYTPHIDDGDNIIVINASKAVFTGRKREQKVYHHHTGYIGGIKERTAKQIMDGKFPERVVEKAVQRMLPRGPLGRVQFGNLRVYPGAEHPHEAQKPETLDVAAMNRKNVRSA, from the coding sequence ATGAAGACCACCCAGTCGGTCAAAAGCGCCGACGTCGAGAAGAAGTGGCTGTTGATCGACGCCTCCGGGCTCGTCATCGGCCGTCTCGCGACGATCGTTGCCCTGCGCCTGCGCGGCAAGCACAAGGCCAGCTACACCCCCCATATCGATGACGGCGACAACATCATCGTCATCAACGCGTCGAAGGCCGTGTTCACCGGCCGCAAGCGCGAGCAGAAGGTCTATCACCACCACACCGGTTACATCGGCGGCATCAAGGAACGCACGGCCAAGCAGATCATGGACGGCAAGTTCCCCGAGCGCGTCGTCGAGAAGGCCGTGCAGCGCATGCTGCCGCGCGGGCCGCTGGGTCGCGTGCAGTTCGGCAATCTCCGCGTCTATCCGGGCGCCGAACATCCGCATGAGGCGCAGAAGCCGGAAACGCTCGATGTTGCCGCGATGAACCGCAAGAACGTGAGGAGTGCCTGA
- a CDS encoding pyridoxamine 5'-phosphate oxidase family protein, with protein sequence MNNASIVFTPAAQQAQAERGSARAYAQRVAEGFPDTVTPELAAFIAEQDTAFLATATKEGAPYIQHRGGPKGFIKVVDDKTLGFADYRGNRQYITLANLSENDRAYLFLLDPARRQRIKLWGRARVVENDAALVERLFDAAYKAKPERAILFSIEAWDVNCSQHIVTRFTEAEIAEAMGGVTRKIAELEAENARLRSLLAVGR encoded by the coding sequence ATGAACAATGCCTCCATCGTTTTCACCCCGGCGGCGCAACAGGCGCAGGCCGAGCGCGGTTCGGCACGGGCCTATGCGCAGCGCGTCGCCGAGGGCTTTCCCGACACGGTGACGCCGGAGCTGGCCGCTTTCATCGCCGAGCAGGACACCGCCTTCCTGGCCACCGCGACCAAGGAGGGCGCACCTTACATTCAGCATCGCGGCGGGCCGAAGGGCTTCATCAAGGTCGTCGACGACAAGACGCTGGGATTTGCCGACTATCGCGGCAACCGCCAATACATCACGCTCGCCAACCTGAGTGAGAACGACCGCGCCTATCTGTTCCTGCTCGATCCGGCGCGGCGCCAGCGCATCAAGCTGTGGGGCCGCGCCCGCGTCGTCGAAAACGATGCCGCCCTGGTCGAGCGCCTGTTCGACGCCGCCTACAAGGCCAAGCCCGAGCGTGCCATCCTGTTCTCGATCGAAGCCTGGGACGTGAACTGCTCGCAGCACATCGTCACCCGCTTTACCGAGGCGGAAATCGCCGAGGCGATGGGCGGCGTCACCCGCAAGATCGCCGAGCTGGAAGCCGAGAATGCGCGGCTCCGTTCACTATTGGCGGTGGGCCGGTAA
- a CDS encoding COX15/CtaA family protein, whose protein sequence is MPDPLSVPSSAAPKTGAVRLWLYCVAAMIFLTLVVGGATRLTESGLSITEWKPVTGVLPPLSDADWQAEFDKYRQIPQYQQVNKGMSLAAFKTIFYWEWSHRLLARTTGFVFLVPFLFFLWRGMIPRGLKTRLWLIFAGGAALGAVGWWMVSSGLAGSNLTSVSQYRLAFHLTLACAIYFAVLWTARGLLPQGEAAPPRLRIAALVLALLVLVQIYLGALVAGLDAGLIYNTWPLIDGSVIPEAARLWHIDPAWRNLFENTLTVQFVHRMMAYTIWLIAAWHVYDAWKNQRAAGGAVVVFVFVTAQAVLGIATLLHMVPLSLAIAHQALAVIVLTVAVVHAQRLSPRAPVAALKPVGQAA, encoded by the coding sequence CACCGAAAACCGGCGCCGTGCGCCTGTGGCTCTATTGCGTCGCGGCCATGATCTTTCTCACGCTGGTGGTCGGCGGTGCGACGCGCCTGACCGAATCCGGGCTGTCGATCACCGAATGGAAGCCGGTGACGGGCGTGCTGCCGCCGCTGTCGGATGCCGACTGGCAGGCCGAATTCGACAAGTACCGGCAGATCCCGCAATACCAGCAGGTCAACAAAGGCATGTCGCTCGCCGCCTTCAAGACCATTTTCTACTGGGAGTGGTCGCATCGGTTGCTGGCGCGCACGACCGGCTTTGTGTTTCTGGTGCCGTTCCTGTTCTTCCTCTGGCGCGGCATGATCCCGCGCGGCTTGAAGACGCGACTGTGGCTGATTTTCGCCGGCGGCGCGGCCCTCGGCGCGGTGGGCTGGTGGATGGTGTCATCGGGGCTTGCCGGCTCGAACCTCACCAGCGTGTCGCAATATCGCCTGGCGTTTCACCTGACGCTGGCCTGCGCCATTTATTTTGCCGTGCTGTGGACCGCGCGCGGGCTGTTGCCGCAAGGCGAAGCGGCGCCGCCGCGGCTGCGCATCGCGGCATTGGTGCTGGCACTGCTGGTGCTGGTGCAGATTTATCTCGGCGCGCTCGTCGCCGGCCTCGACGCTGGGCTGATCTACAATACCTGGCCGCTGATCGACGGCAGCGTCATCCCGGAGGCGGCGCGGCTGTGGCACATCGATCCGGCCTGGCGCAATCTGTTCGAGAACACGCTGACGGTGCAGTTCGTTCACCGCATGATGGCCTATACGATCTGGCTCATCGCGGCCTGGCACGTCTATGACGCGTGGAAGAACCAGCGCGCGGCCGGCGGTGCGGTTGTGGTGTTCGTGTTCGTGACGGCGCAGGCGGTGCTCGGCATCGCGACGCTGCTGCATATGGTGCCGCTGTCGCTGGCGATCGCGCATCAGGCGCTGGCGGTCATCGTGCTCACGGTGGCGGTCGTTCATGCGCAACGGCTATCGCCGCGCGCGCCGGTGGCGGCGTTGAAGCCGGTGGGGCAGGCCGCATGA